One region of Elstera cyanobacteriorum genomic DNA includes:
- a CDS encoding twin-arginine translocase TatA/TatE family subunit, translated as MGSFSIWHWLLVAVVIILLFGAKKVPSAMGDLAKGIKAFKRGLNDDSDAPAAAAPAPAPTPVTQAQTAAPTQPAAQPSAADPKAS; from the coding sequence ATGGGTAGCTTCAGCATTTGGCATTGGCTGTTGGTCGCGGTCGTCATCATTCTGCTGTTCGGCGCAAAGAAAGTGCCGTCGGCAATGGGCGATCTTGCCAAGGGCATCAAGGCCTTCAAGCGCGGTCTGAACGATGATAGCGATGCGCCCGCCGCTGCCGCCCCGGCCCCCGCGCCGACGCCGGTGACCCAGGCCCAAACCGCAGCGCCGACCCAGCCCGCCGCTCAGCCGAGCGCT